The following proteins are encoded in a genomic region of Coffea eugenioides isolate CCC68of chromosome 6, Ceug_1.0, whole genome shotgun sequence:
- the LOC113774772 gene encoding uncharacterized protein LOC113774772, which produces MASRIMGLILVVLVLGNWRSSCGIGGANAQLSPSECNQERRLIENSCRPVAFGAQPSAGCCQLVRAAHVECVCPYVTPKLAALVGVQRMIKLVRGCGRPVPPNFRCGSITTPP; this is translated from the exons ATGGCATCAAGAATAATGGGATTAATCTTGGTGGTACTCGTGCTAGGAAATTGGCGCAGTAGTTGTGGCATAGGAGGCGCCAATGCTCAGTTGAGTCCCAGTGAATGCAACCAAGAAAGAAGGCTTATTGAAAATTCATGCAGGCCGGTTGCTTTTGGTGCACAACCCTCGGCCGGTTGCTGCCAGCTGGTTAGGGCGGCTCACGTCGAATGCGTGTGTCCTTATGTGACTCCCAAATTGGCAGCCTTAGTTGGGGTACAACGTATGATCAAGCTGGTCCGAGGTTGTGGGAGGCCTGTCCCTCCAAACTTCAGATGTGGCA GTATCACCACTCCACCGTGA
- the LOC113774687 gene encoding cation/calcium exchanger 4-like: MNILTCFSFCKPTKFRGSFNVMSFLVLLFLLAHHREILQSPFSDKSSPILSHIWISKSHDFEDKASGIEVIRRKTQENSVENGVLTTNKSPSLICSGLYNHTGYGTKCEYLRANPQCNSGGFFNYILFFYCVCQKFSALGSVILGIWLVVLFYLLGNTAADYFCCSLEKLSNLLKLPPTVAGVTLLPLGNGAPDVFSSIAAFVGRDSGELGLNSVLGGAVFVVCVVVGTVSLCVSERNVRIDKKCFIRDVCFFLVALGALLVILIVGDVTVGGAIGFVSIYVVYALFVAASEVIKKHPWSCKPNSAESLLLPVSGNRLANEAVESESVQTPLLQSDSAEAGTSLQDKLPHWMWASNVAIYSNEVIKVSGTNSPKFLWGWNEEDTASDQSSFSCSKLCSWLELPLTIPRRSTIPIVDEERWSKGYAVASAFLAPLLLAFLWNTRDDVSFLAKATVYLVGAVVGGTLGVLAFVYTKADHPPQRFVLPWVLGGFLMSIIWFYIVANELVALLVAFGVIFGIQPSLLALTVMAWGNSMGDLMSNVAMAMNGGDGVQIAMSGSYAGPMFNTLAGLGISLLLGALSDRPSSYVVPRDSSLYFTLGFVVLGLVWSLAVLPWNNMRPTKLLGMGLMVIYLVFLSFRASLALNDESMSG, from the coding sequence ATGAACATTTTGACGTGTTTTAGTTTTTGTAAACCCACGAAATTTCGTGGAAGTTTCAATGTGATGAGTTTCTTGGTCTTGCTTTTCTTATTAGCCCATCATCGAGAAATTCTTCAAAGTCCATTCTCTGATAAGTCTAGTCCCATACTTTCCCATATTTGGATTTCCAAAAGTCATGATTTTGAAGATAAGGCTAGTGGGATTGAGGTCATCCGACGGAAAACTCAAGAGAATAGTGTTGAGAACGGCGTTCTTACTACAAACAAGAGTCCTTCTCTTATATGCTCAGGATTGTATAACCACACCGGTTACGGGACCAAATGCGAATACTTGAGAGCCAACCCACAATGCAATTCAGGGGGATTTTTCAATTATATCCTGTTCTTTTACTGTGTCTGTCAGAAGTTTAGCGCTTTGGGGTCCGTCATTTTGGGAATTTGGTTGGTAGTTTTGTTCTATTTATTGGGAAATACTGCCGCAGATTACTTCTGTTGTAGTCTTGAAAAGCTCTCAAACTTGTTGAAGTTGCCGCCCACGGTTGCAGGGGTGACTCTGCTTCCATTGGGTAATGGGGCTCCTGATGTATTTTCTAGTATTGCTGCTTTTGTAGGCCGTGATTCTGGTGAGTTGGGATTGAATAGTGTGCTTGGCGGGGCTGTTTTTGTGGTCTGTGTTGTTGTGGGAACTGTCTCCTTATGCGTTTCAGAGCGAAACGTGAGGATTGATAAGAAATGTTTTATACGGGACGTGTGTTTCTTTCTTGTTGCCCTTGGTGCTTTACTCGTTATTCTGATCGTTGGTGATGTCACTGTAGGAGGGGCAATTGGATTTGTCTCAATCTATGTTGTTTATGCTCTTTTTGTTGCTGCAAGTGAGGTAATTAAGAAGCATCCGTGGAGCTGCAAGCCGAATTCAGCGGAATCGTTATTGTTACCTGTTAGCGGAAATAGGCTAGCTAATGAAGCTGTAGAAAGTGAGTCTGTACAGACTCCTCTCCTTCAGTCAGATTCTGCTGAAGCAGGGACTAGTCTTCAAGATAAGCTGCCCCATTGGATGTGGGCTTCGAATGTAGCCATTTATTCAAATGAAGTAATAAAGGTTAGTGGTACAAATAGCCCAAAATTCTTGTGGGGTTGGAATGAAGAGGACACGGCTAGTGATCAATCATCTTTCTCCTGTTCTAAACTTTGCTCGTGGCTGGAATTACCCTTGACAATCCCAAGACGGTCAACAATTCCCATAGTTGATGAGGAGAGATGGTCAAAGGGTTATGCTGTTGCCAGTGCCTTTTTGGCACCTCTGCTCTTGGCCTTCCTTTGGAATACTCGAGATGATGTCAGTTTTCTTGCCAAAGCTACTGTGTATCTCGTTGGTGCTGTAGTTGGTGGTACACTTGGAGTGCTTGCATTTGTATACACCAAAGCAGATCATCCACCTCAAAGGTTTGTCCTTCCATGGGTTTTGGGAGGCTTTCTTATGAGTATCATCTGGTTTTACATTGTTGCGAATGAGCTTGTTGCCCTACTAGTAGCATTTGGTGTCATATTTGGAATCCAACCGTCTTTGCTTGCATTAACCGTAATGGCATGGGGTAATTCGATGGGTGATTTAATGTCGAATGTTGCAATGGCGATGAATGGTGGTGATGGGGTGCAGATTGCTATGTCAGGATCCTATGCAGGACCTATGTTCAATACCCTTGCTGGCCTGGGTATCTCTTTGCTCCTTGGAGCCTTGTCCGACAGACCTTCATCATACGTTGTTCCCAGGGATTCTAGCTTGTATTTTACATTGGGTTTTGTTGTCTTAGGACTTGTTTGGTCTCTAGCTGTGTTGCCATGGAACAATATGCGTCCGACCAAACTGTTAGGAATGGGCCTCATGGTCATCTACTTGGTCTTTCTATCATTCAGAGCCAGTTTAGCGCTGAATGATGAATCGATGAGTGGATGA
- the LOC113776311 gene encoding protein LURP-one-related 6-like has product MMTGNSISKVPVVSKQYCSGSEIVLYVRRRPHVVNGGGFVVVDGNQKIVFRVDGCGILGRKEELVVRAGDGSELLLVRRKGGVMEALSLCRRWRGYAHDLEGSQKPIFCLREPSNSCLWMKNPITISVTSNEYTGFRDFEIRGDFTNRNCSIVDSSGRIAAQVGMCKEVEVVMASRDLYNVVVKPGIDQAFVFGVIAILDYIYDGSTRC; this is encoded by the exons ATGATGACTGGTAATTCGATCAGCAAAGTGCCTGTAGTGAGTAAACAATACTGTTCAGGTTCTGAGATAGTTCTTTACGTACGAAGGAGGCCACATGTGGTGAATGGAGGCGGCTTTGTGGTCGTAGATGGCAATCAAAAGATTGTTTTCAGGGTTGATGGTTGTGGGATTCTTGGAAGGAAGGAGGAGCTGGTTGTAAGGGCTGGCGATGGTAGTGAATTGCTGCTCGTAAGGAGAAAG GGAGGAGTTATGGAAGCACTAAGCCTTTGCAGAAGATGGAGGGGATATGCACACGACTTGGAAGGATCTCAGAAGCCAATTTTCTGCTTGAGAGAACCCTCCAATTCATGTCTGTGGATGAAAAATCCCATAACAATATCCGTTACATCAAACGAGTATACAGGTTTCAGGGATTTTGAGATCAGAGGTGACTTTACCAACAGGAATTGCAGCATAGTTGACTCCAGCGGCAGGATCGCAGCACAG GTAGGAATGTGTAAGGAGGTGGAGGTAGTAATGGCAAGCAGGGATCTGTATAATGTGGTGGTGAAGCCTGGAATTGATCAGGCCTTTGTTTTCGGAGTCATTGCTATCCTGGACTACATATACGATGGCTCCACCAGATGCTGA
- the LOC113774670 gene encoding cation/calcium exchanger 4-like translates to MNILTCFSFCKPTKFRGSFNVMSFLVLLFLLAHHREILQSPFSDKSSPILSHIWISKSHDFEDKASGIEVIRRKTQENSVENGVLTTNKSPSLICSGLYNHTGYGTKCEYLRANPQCNSGGFFNYILFFYCVCQKFSALGSVILGIWLVVLFYLLGNTAADYFCCSLEKLSNLLKLPPTVAGVTLLPLGNGAPDVFSSIAAFVGRDSGELGLNSVLGGAVFVVCVVVGTVSLCVSERNVRIDKKCFIRDVCFFLVALGALLVILIVGDVTVGGAIGFVSIYVVYALFVAASEVIKKHPWSCKPNSAESLLLPVSGNRLANEAVESESVQTPLLQSDSAEAGTSLQDKLPHWMWASNVAIYSNEVIKVSGTNSPKFLWGWNEEDTASDQSSFSCSKLCSWLELPLTIPRRSTIPIVDEERWSKGYAVASAFLAPLLLAFLWNTRDDVSFLAKATVYLVGAVVGGTLGVLAFVYTKADHPPQRFVLPWVLGGFLMSIIWFYIVANELVALLVAFGVIFGIQPSLLALTVMAWGNSMGDLMSNVAMAMNGGDGVQIAMSGSYAGPMFNTLAGLGISLLLGALSDRPSSYVVPRDSSLYFTLGFVVLGLVWSLAVLPWNNMRPTKLLGMGLMVIYLVFLSFRASLALNDESMSG, encoded by the coding sequence TGTTTTAGTTTTTGTAAACCCACGAAATTTCGTGGAAGTTTCAATGTGATGAGTTTCTTGGTCTTGCTTTTCTTATTAGCCCATCATCGAGAAATTCTTCAAAGTCCATTCTCTGATAAGTCTAGTCCCATACTTTCCCATATTTGGATTTCCAAAAGTCATGATTTTGAAGATAAGGCTAGTGGGATTGAGGTCATCCGACGGAAAACTCAAGAGAATAGTGTTGAGAACGGCGTTCTTACTACAAACAAGAGTCCTTCTCTTATATGCTCAGGATTGTATAACCACACCGGTTACGGGACCAAATGCGAATACTTGAGAGCCAACCCACAATGCAATTCAGGGGGATTTTTCAATTATATCCTGTTCTTTTACTGTGTCTGTCAGAAGTTTAGCGCTTTGGGGTCCGTCATTTTGGGAATTTGGTTGGTAGTTTTGTTCTATTTATTGGGAAATACTGCCGCAGATTACTTCTGTTGTAGTCTTGAAAAGCTCTCAAACTTGTTGAAGTTGCCGCCCACGGTTGCAGGGGTGACTCTGCTTCCATTGGGTAATGGGGCTCCTGATGTATTTTCTAGTATTGCTGCTTTTGTAGGCCGTGATTCTGGTGAGTTGGGATTGAATAGTGTGCTTGGCGGGGCTGTTTTTGTGGTCTGTGTTGTTGTGGGAACTGTCTCCTTATGCGTTTCAGAGCGAAACGTGAGGATTGATAAGAAATGTTTTATACGGGACGTGTGTTTCTTTCTTGTTGCCCTTGGTGCTTTACTCGTTATTCTGATCGTTGGTGATGTCACTGTAGGAGGGGCAATTGGATTTGTCTCAATCTATGTTGTTTATGCTCTTTTTGTTGCTGCAAGTGAGGTAATTAAGAAGCATCCGTGGAGCTGCAAGCCGAATTCAGCGGAATCGTTATTGTTACCTGTTAGCGGAAATAGGCTAGCTAATGAAGCTGTAGAAAGTGAGTCTGTACAGACTCCTCTCCTTCAGTCAGATTCTGCTGAAGCAGGGACTAGTCTTCAAGATAAGCTGCCCCATTGGATGTGGGCTTCGAATGTAGCCATTTATTCAAATGAAGTAATAAAGGTTAGTGGTACAAATAGCCCAAAATTCTTGTGGGGTTGGAATGAAGAGGACACGGCTAGTGATCAATCATCTTTCTCCTGTTCTAAACTTTGCTCGTGGCTGGAATTACCCTTGACAATCCCAAGACGGTCAACAATTCCCATAGTTGATGAGGAGAGATGGTCAAAGGGTTATGCTGTTGCCAGTGCCTTTTTGGCACCTCTGCTCTTGGCCTTCCTTTGGAATACTCGAGATGATGTCAGTTTTCTTGCCAAAGCTACTGTGTATCTCGTTGGTGCTGTAGTTGGTGGTACACTTGGAGTGCTTGCATTTGTATACACCAAAGCAGATCATCCACCTCAAAGGTTTGTCCTTCCATGGGTTTTGGGAGGCTTTCTTATGAGTATCATCTGGTTTTACATTGTTGCGAATGAGCTTGTTGCCCTACTAGTAGCATTTGGTGTCATATTTGGAATCCAACCGTCTTTGCTTGCATTAACCGTAATGGCATGGGGTAATTCGATGGGTGATTTAATGTCGAATGTTGCAATGGCGATGAATGGTGGTGATGGGGTGCAGATTGCTATGTCAGGATCCTATGCAGGACCTATGTTCAATACCCTTGCTGGCCTGGGTATCTCTTTGCTCCTTGGAGCCTTGTCCGACAGACCTTCATCATACGTTGTTCCCAGGGATTCTAGCTTGTATTTTACATTGGGTTTTGTTGTCTTAGGACTTGTTTGGTCTCTAGCTGTGTTGCCATGGAACAATATGCGTCCGACCAAACTGTTAGGAATGGGCCTCATGGTCATCTACTTGGTCTTTCTATCATTCAGAGCCAGTTTAGCGCTGAATGATGAATCGATGAGTGGATGA